TTCATAGCTGTACTTTTACTATGTCATTTCTATGTATGTGCTGCTAATGCTGTTCCTTTCTCTCAATTACTGCTGAAGAGGAGAACAACTTTGAATAAAATGGGGCTGTAAGTCTTATTTAGTGGGGTGTGTGCTGATTTTAAGATTGCAGAATTCTGAAGATGGTACTAAACTGGGAGGAACTGTTGACTCCCTCAAGGGTAGAGAATCCTTGATGAGTGATCTTAACTAATGTGGGTTGGCAGTCACCAACCACATGCAGTTTGAGAAAAGCAAGTGCCAGATTTTACAGCTGGGACAGGGTGACCCTGGCTACATACAAATTGGGGTACAAGAGGATGGAGAGCAGTCCCACAGAAAGGGGGCTGGGGTTTCTGGTGATAATAAGTTGAATCTGAGTCAGCAGTGTACCCTGGTAGCCCAAAGGCCCACCATACCCTATGGTCCAGCACAGCCACTGGGTGAGGGAAGGGATTGCCCTGGTGGTGCACACCATAGGAGGTGCAGTGCAATTACCAcctcacagcctgaaccaataGTTGAACACTAGGTGAGAAGGCATGGCTAAccaagggagctcaggtgcaggCAATGCACCTGAGTAATGAAAAAGAGCCTGGATCCCCCCCCTCCTCACTttcatttaagggttagcagcCAAGGTAGCGGTATTTCTTTGGATAGAGGTTGCTCTCCTCTTGAACTGCTGCCAGTCATTGGAAAATTGGAAGGGGtgagtaaatttttttttttctgctattgcTCCATCAGGTTAGTATCCTGCTACAAGGCACTGTTGTCATGTTCTTTTGTCATACATGAGGAGAGAGGATGTACTGGTCTGCCTGTAACTCCAGTGTTCCCACAGCCACCATAAACCATACTGAGATACTCAAGGCTGTTCTCAGGAAATTGCCAGTTCTCTGTTATTCATCCCATGTATCCAGCACAGAGATCTGGGTAAATGGGAAGAATTGTGTGCACGTGCACAGGATCCTGTAAAGACTGGTGCAAGGTTTTTGTCAGATGTTACTTTTGAGAGAGAGGGAGGATGAAGTAAGTCTGAGTCTGAACAAACCCAGAGTTGATCTCCAATAGTAGTAGCAAGTATTTGCAGCTGAGGGTTAAGGTCAGTGGGTACAGCTGGGGGACGTAATGATGTGAAAGAAGAGCACCTGGCCAGAAAGGTCTCTGCCAAGCAACGAGAGGCCTCTGGGATCCTATGAGACTTCAAGAGTGAGGGCTGAGAGCCCTGGTGCCTGTAAAGGCCTTTGTTTGGAAGGGTGCAGTGGGGCAGCGTGGTCACAAACCAGCACGCtctctggagaggaggaagcaGGATGTCTGCGCTTGGGAAGACACTGTGTGGCATTTTCAGTTGCTTCTTATCCTAAGCAGGTGTGTGGGCAAAGTAATCCTGACTCTTGTTTTTATGCATGTGTTTTTCAGAGGACCTTTATCTCAGCTCTTCTGCCAAAACAAAGTACCAAAATGCAACCTGTGTCCCTGCACAGCCTTTCAGAGCTGGAAAGAGCCAGTTTGCAGGAGCTAGCCCTCTACCAGCTGCAAGAAAAGCTGCTTGTTGGAGATCTCAGCCTGGCTAAAGGTGGGAGAGGATGGCATCTGCCAGGGGAGGACTGAGGTCTGAGCCTTTAGTTCTATTTATCCACACTCCTGCATTTCATAATGTGGGATGATATTTACAGATTGGTATTTGTGACACTTTCACTTAAAAGTTTTTgtccatttttttgttttgtttgttttctgctttggtcTGAGCACTGGAGGCTGAAGCAACCTTTTGGGGAGGGTTTGTGTGCTGATGAGAGTGTGAGAATATTACCCTGCCTTTGGtcctcctaatccaaaacaGATACAACATGATTTAGCAAGGGCTTCCAGCGGGGCAATTCCACTGGGATGGGGTAAGCTTTGTTTTGTGGATTAATGTTCTGCACAAAGCTCTGATGCTGAGATGGGGCTTATGCAAGGCTAGATGATATGCTTCTGAAATTAATGGGCAGATAAATATAGAAATTCCACAGAGGATTATGGTCCTCTGTCCCGGCctacaaagaaataaaggcaTTTTCTGGGTTCCCATAACTGCCTATGTTCCCTAACAACTATACATCTAACCAAGTAAGCACTATGAGCTGAGAATCATTTGACTGCTTCTCAAATTATACTTGTAATTTCACAGTGGAAGACCAGATGCAAATGCCTTCTCTATGCTCTGGGCCATATTTTGGCATCTCAGTATGGCAAAAGATGCTTATTAATCGTGAGCTGTACACTAGCAGAGCAGTTGCAAAGGGTTCTCCAGCCTCACTGCCCACTCACAGCTGTTGCCGCCACTGATACAGGAGGTTGGGGCTGGAGCCCCCCAGCTCTGGGGTGCTGCTACAGAGAAGGAGTTTGTTCTATCGCTCATCCTCAGACTCATATTGTGTAGAAAACAGGTGCCAGAATGTAACTGCATCTATTTATTCTGGGTGACattcaagttttgtttcttgttttattaatatttggAATATTTTGGAACATTTCCATTGCACgaaatattttcaagaagagtgaaagagaagaaagttcCCTTCTCATTCCCAGGATATCCAAccaccccagggctgcagcagcagccactgcagtTTCTTTCAGTCCCTGGGGAACTCTGTTCATAAACATTCTGCTCTCCccaatttgtttgtttgttttgagctgTTGTGAACCGTTCTCAGTGATATCATGCAGCAGGAGCTTCTCTACAGAACAACAGCAGGGCGAGAAGCAAATCGACAATTTCCTTCCGTGTCCTGCATTCTGTCAGTCAGGTTcctcttttcctgcagaatgAGCTCAGGGAGTGTAAACTCCTGATCTCATCTTTGTGTGCGTTATGTATCTTATGTTCACTTGGTTTTTGAAGAAAGTGCTTTTCAGTGAATTCCTTTCTCCTTAGCTCTGTCTCTGTATCCCTCAgctttctaccttttttttttttttcttcctcttcagttCGTTGGCTGGGAGTCAATGTAAAAGAATAGATGAGAATTAGCTATGAAAATATTGCACCTGCAACACTGTTCTCCTGAGTTGATGTATTAAAGGGAGGTTCATAATGTTTGGAAGTGCCTGAACTTGGTCTTCATTGTCTCCATTTGAGTACGTTGACCTGTCTGTGCTTGTTCCCCAAAAACTGCCTACGTGAAATTTCTTTGATAAATAGCTCTCTTTAATAAACAGCCATCATATGATTGTTATTACTTCCCTCAGTGAAAACATGTTCAGCATCTTCTTTAATCCTCACCATACACTGTGGGGAACACAGGATGTGTGAGCCACCCTTTTGGATACTTTTAATATCCCTGGGCTACTCTCCTCATTCAGTCCTTGCCTCGTTCAGTCCCAACAAACTTCTGCAGCATTGCAGACTTTTGAGTAAATAGCCACTTCTGGGATGGCCCTCCTGAACTGCAGAAGATCCTTTTGACGGACACTATAATCTCATGTTGGTCAATTCTGCAAGAACAAGTCTGTTGTTCAAGTAGGAGAAGATCAAAACAAGATGAAATCTCTGAAGGAGGTACAACTAGCATTGAAAAGAAGTTGCCCTTGTCTCCCAAGTTTGAAGTAGGTCATAGGCATTACTCTGCCACGGAGATAGCAGCTCATGCCTTCTGTAGAGGGGGATCCATGTGGTTTCTTTACTATCTGCTGCCTCCTGGTTTGTTTCTGTTAGGAACATTTGGATGGCTCCAGGAGTAGAGAGTTATTGTGACTGTGTGTTTAAACAGTGGGGTTTTGctggcattttttcttctatatctGGGTAGTGTTTTTTGTTCCAGATGGATCTTCAACTTCTTGCTATTCATTTAATGAAGCAAAACATACAGTGCTGTATAATGATTAATGTACACTGTGTTTTCATGTGCATACTGTTCATATCAAAGTAGCTTCCTTCTAAATCTTGCAAAATAACCCAAACATTTATACAAGCTGTGTCTAAGAATAGAATTCTTAATAAATGGCAAAGGCCAGGGTAGGATGATGTGTTCTGGGAAGATTTAGAGTGATTAATGGATGAGTTTTCAGTTAATTGATGCGATGAAAAAATGGTGACTGCTGTTCCTGGATGTGAATGTCTGAGGTTACTTAAGTGTGGGGCTTGGCTGTCTAGGACCAAAATGGGATTTCTGGGTGATGTTTTGtctaatttttttgtttatattatgtggggaaaaaaaaaaagttcagaaacaGAGGGCTGTATTCCTTTTTCCAGTATCAAGACCAGACCTGTGAGTCTGAATTAAAGCAGCTTTCCCAGTGTTTAGGTGATCATTAGAACATCACTATCAATTCAGGGTCACATATAACATGACAGGATTTAAAGTGGCCAGAACACTTTTATTCTACAGCCTTTGGGCAGCAAAGGTTTTTACCACTGGTCTTTCATGTGCAAGAACTATATGCTGGCTGCAGCATATCCCACACACTCTATAGCTATCGCATATCAGGAGTGGGATGTGGGAAGCTGGGATGCCACCAGAAAGATCAGCTGTGGTTCATTCTTTTTTGTAATCCTTATTACTTTGCTGCCTGCGTTGTATTTCATAAGCACTAGCTTGCAGTTACATGTCTACCATGCCTGGTAGCTGGGAAGGTGCAGTAAGGTATGGTGTTGCCTTAAGCCAAGTAGAAGTCTGGAGCAAttgctgtgggcacagcagaaATACATGGAGAACTAAGTGCAAGCAGTGGGTTGGAACATGTTACCCTGGTCTGTGATATCACAAATGGGGCTCAAGAGTCTGGCCTTAATGCAAAAGGATGTGGGAAAGAGGCCCCACTATCATGTACGGGCAGTAATCTTCCATGACATGCTCTACAGCAATGAAGGCTTTCCTATGTACAGCCTCATACGCAGGCAGGAGGCACTTCACTTATGCAGCAAAATACTGGAACAAGTCATACTTCTCAGATGCCTCTTGCTGTTAGCCAGATAGGGGTGAGTCCCACACTTGAGTTGCTTTTAATCCACAGTTTAGTGCTATGGGATCCTGCTGTCCAGGTGTCAGGCTTCAGAGGGGCTGGGGCCCCTTCCTCCACTTCAGGAGAACAGTTGTCagttgagggacgtggtttagagaaaactattggtgataggtggactggatgatcttgtagggtctttttcaacctcggtgattctataattctatgacaGTAGTCCCCCACACAGCTGATGCCAGTGTGCTGTCCTGCATGGTCTGTAACAGCACTGTGTCAAGTCCCCAGTATCCCCCTACCTGAAGGAGGTGCCTGTGGACATGTTCTACCTGTGAGGGTGCAGAAAGGTAAACAGCTTCAAGATGGGACTGTGCCAAAGCAGCCTAATGATGCaaagcctttgcttttctccccaCAGTTGGACCTAAGGGCGGTAAATCTATCCGTCAGAAACTGGAGAGCttttcaaaggagaagaaaggtgAGTAGCCTCCTCCTTAGCAGGGTTTTGGTCACTACTCTCAAACAGAATGGGTGATTTTTAACGGGGCTGAGCCAGGTATCTGAAATTAGCAAGGTGATTTGTCatgttgctttggttttctgcaGTGTAATGATGCATACATAGCCATGAGAGACTGTAGAAGGGTGAGTGTGTGTTTGCACAAATGTGTATGTGTAAAGGTGTGGTCTTGTCTACTTGCTCATTCAACCCCCAATCTTTCTGTTTGAGTTCTGACTTTATTGTCCCTTGAAGGATGTAAGCCAAAAAGCTAGGAACAACAGAAGTCTAGTGCACAGCCAGCTGGGAATGAGCACTTAATAATTTTCTTCACCAAAGCACAAAAAGTCCACCCAAAGAAAATTTTGACCAGCAGTCTGATAatttataaaatgaatttgTGGCTCATGCTCTGCTGCAAAACCCTTCGGCCCAGGGTGACGTGTATGCTGCAAATAAGGAAGAGTCTTCTAGTATCCACAAGGAGTTTGGGGGGGAGGATGGGAGAATTATTTGTGGAAAAAGTCACATAATCACTTAGGTTGgcaaagacctctgagatcatcaagtccaaccattaaccTAGCACTGCCAAGTTTaccactgaaccatgtccctaagcaccacatatatatatatgacttTTAAATAtcaccagggatggggacatAACTGGGCAGTGTGTTCCAATACTTCACAACCCATTccatgaagaattttttccagATATCCAACATTAACCTCCCCAGTGCAACTCAAAGGCATTTCCTTTTGTCCTATCTTCTTTTGCCTGGGAGACTggccccccacccccagcttGATACAACCTTCTTTCAAGTAGTTGTAGGGAGTGTTAATATCTCACCCAAGTCTCCTTTCATCTAGCCTAAATAACCCCAGCTTCTTCAGCCACTCCTCGTAAGGCTTGTACTTCATAACCTTCACAGCTCTGTTACCCTTTTCTGGGGTCTTGATGTCTTTGTTGtggtgaggggcccaaaactgaacatggtgctcaaggtgcagcctcatcagtgctgagcacagaaggATGTTCACctccctggtcctgctggctCACTATTgttgatacaagccaggatgccattggccttggccacctgggcacactgctggctcatgttccCCTGGCTGTTGACCAATACCCCTGGATCCTTTTCTGCCCAGCATTTCATTAGTACCAAGACTGTTAGCTCTGAACAGACATAGCTGATGGAAGCCCTGTAGGAGACTGGAGGTTATAATTTGCTAATAATGTTTGgtataaaatatttctggtgACTTAAAATCTATGCTTAATAGATAGTAGGGTGTCTTCATAGGGTTGTGAcctatgaaagaaaagaaatttcagaaaaactgAGGCAAGTTGCAACAAGCATGTTGAAGGAGGCTGCTTTTGTTGGCATGCTCCctgcatttccttcctcttccttcagcCTGCTGTCTTTCTCATGGAGCTCTCCCCACTTGCCTGCCATGCTGCCCAGCACTCTGAGTGCCATCACAGCAATGTCCCAGTCCTTTTCAAGGACAGCAGCTCCCCTTGGTTTTGCTCTGGCTCGCTTGGGATATTTCTGCTGCACACTTCAGGTTCCTagggaaatggaagagaaactGAGAGCAGAGACTGATAGTTGCAGGTCTGCCATCTTGGACTCTAGCTACATGTCTCCTTTTCATGTATTCAGTCTGTTTTACATGCAGTCCTGCTTGCACTCTTGCTGGTCGTTACCTTTACAGTATCATGGTATTCTCTTCTGTGAGTTAATTATTTTACCTGGCCATGCACGTGTGTCATTGGCAGCTGGCCTGTGCTGCCCTAGTTGATTTTCACTGCTAACAATACTTTTCCATCTCtcccatgtttttttcttagactGCTCTCCTCAGACTTTTGGGATCCCACTGTGCCAAGTCATTGCCAATGACCGTGCAAACAGACAACTGCAAGAAACAGTGAAGAGCAGCCGCCGGTTCTGCGTGGAGGTGGAAGAAACAGTGACAAACTTTCGGGCTCAGATGCAGAAGAGATCCCCGCTGGGCAGGGGCTGTTTGCTGGTACCTTATGAAGTGTTCCCTGAGGAGCCTCTTTCCCCAGATTTTCCTGACCATAACTCTTCCTGGAGTCAACGAAGGGTACGATTGCAGAAATGAGCTAACTTCTGTGGCAGAATCGTTGTGATAGTATTGCAGGCTGGGGAGGCTCAGGCAAATGTGATGGCTACTGTTCATGCGCTTAGGGGCTAATGCTACAGAAGAGATGGACTGTGAGGAGTGGGCCAGCCTATACCAGCTGTTATGGAGCCTTGGAgctcaggaaagccaaggtcCCCAGAACCAACAAGGCCAGATTCCTATTACAGCAGATAGGAATGGGAGTAGATTCATCATCAGTAGTGTAGATTTTTCAGACCCTCCATTGAATAACATTGTGTTGAGCAGTACCAGCATCTGTCATCTCAGATTTTTGGCAATGTAGCAGTTAGAGACAGGACCTCAGATTTTCTGAACTCCCATCAGAAATTGATTGTTGATAGTGGGTCCTGCTGGCTCCACAAAGCAGGGTGAGACCCTTTTCACTGGTGGAGGGGCAACGATGCTGAGATGATCTGCTTGCAGTGTTTGACTCTTTTTGCATCAAAGAACAAGGAAGGTGGTGCAACTGGTCAGCCTTGGCCACCTTGGTTTTAGTTCTATTTTTTTGTGAGAGGATGTATGTAGTAACTTGGATTAagtttgcttcatttctttggaGTAGAGACCCATGCCTGATCTCTGTCACATCCTTGTAAATCCTGGCGTAGAGAAACTCCAATGTAGGTGACTAAATCCAGTGCACTGCATAAAGATGGCAGGTTTGGGGATGTTTATTCTTTCCCCATGTCTGCAAGCAGTATAGGCTCTGTCCCAGTAGGAAGGCTGTTTTTAGAAACACGCTAGGAACAGTGCACATAAATGAAGGCACAACAGTTGAAATGTtcctctgtgattctataacaaCCCAAGTTAGGCTCATTGTAGACCTCTATATTCATTCGGAGGCCATGTTTCTCTTTGTCACTAACTTCTATGGTAACAATCATGGTGGTGTCCTGTGGGACAGTTCCTGCCACCTTGTAAATCACCTCTGCTTCATCTCAGGGAGCCATGTCTGTGGACTGCATCACTGAACTGAGTGGCAACAGTTCCAAGCTGCTGGAGGCACTGCAGTTGTCACATCCCCATGAGCTGGATCCCCGGAGGAACCTGGGCAAGAAAAAGATGTTAAGCCTCAACCCCATCATCTGGCAGGTCCCACGGATTGTGGACAGATGTTGCAAACACATTGAAACATATGGTAAATAAGGATTTCCCTCCAGCCAGATGACCAGTCCCAAAGTAGGATGGTAAAACCCATTGTAGGTGTTGGGCCAGGGCTGTTTGGCCTGGCagttttcagagagaaaaggcagcagcagatttCTGGGGCAGGATGCACTGCTGAGCAGTCACATGGCAAGAGTTCTCCAAGCTGGGGGTAACCACTGGACTGAGAGGTGAATGTCACTTGTGTATCAATCAATCCATTCCTATTGTACTGGCCTTAACCTCCCCTGTAAATTCAATTTATAGTTTGGAGTGACTTTAAGGTT
The Lagopus muta isolate bLagMut1 chromosome 13, bLagMut1 primary, whole genome shotgun sequence genome window above contains:
- the LOC125699807 gene encoding rho GTPase-activating protein 6-like isoform X1, with protein sequence MKKSLDPPPPHFHLRVSSQGSGISLDRGCSPLELLPVIGKLEGRTFISALLPKQSTKMQPVSLHSLSELERASLQELALYQLQEKLLVGDLSLAKVGPKGGKSIRQKLESFSKEKKDCSPQTFGIPLCQVIANDRANRQLQETVKSSRRFCVEVEETVTNFRAQMQKRSPLGRGCLLVPYEVFPEEPLSPDFPDHNSSWSQRRGAMSVDCITELSGNSSKLLEALQLSHPHELDPRRNLGKKKMLSLNPIIWQVPRIVDRCCKHIETYGLQTVGIFRVGSSKKRVQQLREEFDHGLDVFLDEHQSVHDVAALLKEFLRDMPDSLIPRELYTAFLSTASMEGPQQLAVLQLLLFLLPPCHSDTLHRLLQFLSKVARHAENSWGPNGQEIPGNKMTVSNLATIFGPNILQKERPGEKDAGAMNFEDSTAIILVVQRLIEHYQTLFKVSPETQHEILRRLFQTDPDVIDYLLRRKFNAVLRTESENSTEEHTPILMSHQTPESNSLSELYSNISFLNLNVDI